DNA from Podarcis muralis chromosome 13, rPodMur119.hap1.1, whole genome shotgun sequence:
caatcctcttttaaagcttcctgtggcagggagttccgcagtttaataGCAGGTCTGCTGCTTCTGGGCCTGGAAAGAGCATATAGCAgctattgatgatgatgatgattttgatgatgatgatgataatttataccccgcccatctggctgggtttccccagccactctgggcagcttccaacagaacactaaaaatcaataacctattaaacattaaaagcttccctaagcagggctgccttcagatgtcttctgaatgtcaggtagttgtttatctctttgacatctggtgggagggcgttccacagggagggagccaccactgagaaggccctgtgcctgattccctgtaacttcacttccagggagggaaccgccagaaggccctcagagctggacctcagtgtccgggctgaacgatgggggtggagacgctccttcaggtctactgggcctttgaggccgtttagggctttcaaggtcagcaccaacactttgaattgtgctcggaaatgtactgggatccagtgtaggtctttcaggaccagtgttatatggtttcggcggccgctcccagtcaccagtctagctgccgtattctggatagCCTCCTCCGCAAAGGATTTGTCGAATTTTTATGAACTACCCAACGTGGTGGCGCTCAGTACAGCTTGCGGGAGCGAATCCCATCGTTTAAATCacatgcctgatccagcagggctcttttccgGCATTTATTTGTCCCTACTCTGTTTCCTGCTCTTTAACCAGCAACtggttttgtaataataataataataataataataataataataataataaatatttttatttataccccgccctccccggccagagctgggctcagggcggctaacaccagtaaaattacaataaaaacataatagtggggggggggggggagggaaaggggaaaaaaaaccaatttaaaatactgggttaaaatacaatttaaaatgcagcctcattttaaaagcagcccatagatcaagaccataaggggagggaaacataagggtcagactgagtccaaaccaaaggccaggcggaacagctccgtcttgcaggccctgcggaaagatgtcaagtcccgcagtaAGAGGACCCCCTCCTCTTATTTCCTGACAGCTAAATCTGCGCAGGAATCTCTGGCTTTTCGGAAGGCCAAATATACAAGGTCTATGCAGAGAATTCCTGAAACAATCCAGAGTTGGGGggtgaggtggccaagtttgccAAGGATCCCAAACTGTCCAGGGGTGCTGAAATGAAAAAGGGATTGTGAAGGGCTCCGAATCGAGCGAATGGAAGGTGAATTGGCAAGTGCAATCCAATGTAAATGAGAGTAAAGTGATGCAGATtggggtctgaactggaggtGAACCAGGAAGAAGACCTTGGGAGTCCTAGTGAAAAGCTGTCaatccagtgtgcagcagctgtgaaaaatgcGAATTCTATGCTAGGAAAGGAGCTGAAAACAGCTGCCGCCATCATAATTTTTAGCCTTACCAAAATTGACATACATCTGGAAAGTTCTGCCCACCTATGATCCTCCTTCGGAGACTTGAGCCTGCGTTCCCGAACCCTCAGCCCTGTTCCTTTTCCCTGGCAAGTTCCCATTGCCAAACCCTCGTATTTATGggatcgcctctcctggtctgccccgcagaggaccttaaggtccatgaataatcatagcttaaaggtcccgggccctaaggaagtcagactatcctccactagggacagggccttctcagtggtggctccgacctggtggaatgctctgtcccaggagaccagggccctgcaggatttaacctccttctgtcgggcctgtaagacagagctattccgcctggcctttaatctgaatttagcctgatcttttatttcccttcccttccctccccctcacctttttatgaagatcacccgctctgagaccccacagctaattctcccctggcctcctcgctggcccaagtaggaccaatgcAGCCAGCTAGCCcttatgcttatttcccctaaattgatttttgaattttattgttattcatgtttttatactatattttatgctgcttttataattaagagttttaaatttgttgttagccgccctgagcccggtttttgaaccaggaagggcgggatataaatattattattattattgagtcatgaagttggaagggaccccaagggtcatccagctaAAGACAAAAGATTGTCTGCGGATGGGAGATGTGAAGGCAGGAGTGGTCCCAGGTGAGGGAGTTCCACCTGCCACACACGCATCCTGGTGAATCACCTTCCTGAATTGGATGGGGAAGAGCAACAGTTGTCGAAAaggaagtgtatacagtggtacctcgggttacatacgcttcaggttacagactccgctcacccagaaatagtgcttcaggttaagaactttgcttcaggatgagaacagaaattgtgctccggcggcgcggcggcagcaggaggccccattagctaaagtggtgcttcaggttaagaacagtttcaggttaagaacggacctccggaatgaattaagtacttaagccgaggtaccagtgtattcatACGTGACATAGTTAATGGAGGGGACCCACAGCCGCAAACTCTTGAGGCGTTAAAAGGGCATTTGATAAatttatggaggaggaggaggtgcaaaAGGTCTACAGGTGATTGTAGCTAAATTTTACCTCCAagcccagaggcagtctacctggaGGTAACAGCTGCCAGAGGGGGACATATGGTGGAGAATGGATATTTGTCAGCTGTCCAGAGACAAATGATCCTATTTGTCGGTTGTCCAGAGACATGGTCAGCAACAGGATTCTGTTTAAAGCATATATAATCGCAACAGTACAAACGCAGCACGTAGAAATAATCCAATCAAAGTTCATATGTACAACGTAACAGAGTGGTAGCGAGGACCGTCAAGCCGTCCGTTCAAAACAGAGATCTAAGGACAGTCTTCACAATAGTTCCAACAGAAGACGTCTCAAAAGCTTCCAAAGTAAAGTCTCTCAACagtctttcaaaagtttcaacgGAAGACGTCTCAAAAACCTCAAAAGGAAAGTGTCTCCAAATGATGCCACTGTTTCATAATAGTCTTCATCAGTCTTCACCACTCTGTTACATTGTACATATGAACTTAGATTGGCttattcctatacagtggtacctcaggttacagacgcttcaggttacagactccgctaacccagaaataatacctttggttaagaactttgcttcaggatgagaacagaaatcgtgctcgggtggcgcagcggcagcaggaggccccattagctaaagtggtgcttcaggttaagaacagtttcaggttaagtacggacctccggaaccaattaagtacttaacctgaggtaccactgtaatttgaatgataggtaaaggtaaagggacccctgaccattaggtccagtcgtggccgactctggggttggggcgctcatctcgctctataggccgagggagccggcgtccagcttccgggtcatgtggccagcatgactaagccgcttctggcgaaccagagcagcgcacggaaacgctgtttaccttcctgccagagtggtacctatttatctacttgcactttgacgtgctttcgaactgctaggttggcaggagcagggaccgagcaacgggagctcaccccgtcaaggggattcgaaccaccaaccttctgatcggcaaccccatggctctgtggtttaacccacagcgccacccatcatTCTATTATATATTCTCTACTATTTATTAGCCAAGTGTTGTGCTTGTATTGTTGTGATTGGTTCTTAAAGCATAATTCAAACACATTCCACTCCCCAATGCAAGAatccttggaagaagaagaggaggaggagtttggatttgatatcctgcttcatcactacccgaaggagtctcagagcggctaacattctcctttcccttcctcccccacaacaaacaccctgtgaggtgagtggggctgagagacttcaaataagtgtgactggcccaaagtcacccatcagctgcatgtggaggagcggagacgcgaacccggttccccagattacgggactaccgctcttaaccactacaccacgctgggagctgtagtttgttaggggtgctgggagttgtagcttgtGAGGGGCAAAACTATTgtccccaggattatttggagcagcggttctcaacctgtttgttcccagatgttgttggactacaactcccatcacccctagctagcaaggccagagctcagggatgatgggagttgtagtccaacaacatctggggacccgcaggttgagaaccactgatttgGAGGAAGCAATGTGGTTCACATGGCAAGGATTCCTGCTTTGccgtgggttggactagattaccctcaggctcccttcccacTCAAGAATTCCACGATTCTGCGCCTGGAGTCCATGAAAATCTGGAATCGATCCGAAAGGGATTCttcttccaataataataattgatactccacccatctggctgggtctccccagccactctgggcagcttccaacagaatattaaaatacaatcgtctattaaacattaaaagcatccctgaacagggctgccttcagatgtcttctaaaagtccggtagttgtttttctctttgacatctggtgggcaaCCTCATAGGGACTAGTCACTTGAGTAGGCATGCTATCCCCAGTCCAGCACCTGGAGGTGCCGAGAGAGGGGGCCTCTGAGCTACAGACCCTGCCCGTTCCCTCTCCCCAACCCCTTTTTCTCCACGCCCAGGCTTACCGTTAGCACCCAAGGCCGCTGAGGGTCCCGATCCGGTCCAGCTTGATGCCAAAGCACCCTTGCTGGGCCATCTTCTTGGCTCGCCCCCGGAACCTCTTCTGGGTGCTCACAAAGTCTTTCAGGAAGTGGATAAAGGCGCGCTCCCCtgaggagggggctggggggccGGGGGCATCGTGGAGGGAGCGCTGGCCGTGTAGGATCTGGGAGAGTGGCGGCGGGTGGTCTCCTTCGTTGGCCGACAGCAAGGTGGCTAGGTCTTCCCCAAGGATCTCCAGCAAGGACTGAAGAgggaaggagacagagaggagaaatTTAGCCCCCCCCAAAACACTCACCCCATAAGTAGGACCCTGTGCCCCACTCCCAAAATTCGTACCCACCAGCAATTCAATGTGCTATTTTAGATCTCCGGAAAAAAATTGGTGCATTGGAATGCTTTCGAAGATGTGGGGTCTTTGACAGAGAAGGGGGGGTCTGAGACAGAAGTGGGGTGTTCCTGGGGTCTTCTACTTACCTGGGTTGAGTGGACAGGGGTCTGGGAGGCcaggggcaggaggaagaggaagagggaggcagGCAAGACCTTCATCCTTCACCCCAAAACAAGCCAGCGAGTTTCTCCTTTGGGATGTGGGTCGGGTGGGCTGCCTTGACCCCCCCAGGGGCGAGCGGAAGGATGGCTTGGGTGCGTCTGGCCTGCCTGTCCCCACAGCTGCCATTCTTATAGGGTTGCCCGGACCACCCACCCCATCTCCCCGGGCAACAGGGGCCACCCCCTGCTGGCAAGGCCGAGGGAGACAAGGGGGGTGTCCTCCTGGGACGGGGACTGGAGGGGGGCTTTTGTCCCCCAGTGAAAGGCATGTGTTGCCCAGGGGACGGGTTACGGGAaggggggggaggtggagaaaGGGCAGGGAgtgggggctggctggctggctggctggtgggaaggagggaaggaaggaaggaaggaaggaaggaaggaaggaaggaaggaaggaaggaaggaaggacgggCGGCCTGGATAGGTAGAGAAGCAGCAAAGGGTTAGAATCATGGAAGAGTCAAAGGcaccccagaggtcatccagcccaaccccctgaggCAGGGTTGTCTGGAAACacagaacaggaaataaacctcataatgggaaaacGCAAGAAATTTATTGGATAATAAcatcaaaatgaattaaaaatgtatattaggacTATTGTCGAACAATATTTATAAAGGAATATAAACCgatgacagggacgcgggtggcgctgtgggttaaaccacagagcctaggacttgccgatcagaaggtcggcagttcgaatccccgcgacggggtgagttcccgttgctcagtccctgctcctgccaacctagcagttcgaaagcacgtcaaagtgcaagtagataaataggtaccgctccggcgggaaggtaaacggtgtttccgtgcggcgctcatctcgctttattggccgagggagccagcgttcagctggtcatgtggccagcaggactaagccgcttctggcgaaccagagcagcgcacggaaacgccgtttaccttcccgccggagtggtacctatttatctactcacactggcgtgctttcggactgctaggttggcaggagcagggaccgagcaacgggagctcaccctgtcacagggtccctttacctttaggggttTGAccatcttgtgggagggagttccacaggtcaaAAATGCGCTGGAAGGGCTTGCTTTCTTCtgttctgaatctcccaacaGTTCGGCTTATGAAGGCTGGAGGTTCTCGCTACACCCCCAACcaacagctttctctctcccccccaccacaGCCTCTTCCCAACACCTCCGTCATCCCGTAAGCCCCCCTTCCCGCGAAATCCATCATCCCAAGCAGAAACCTGGGATTGCCAAggaaacctcctcctcctcctccctctcccctctgccTCCCAGGGGTCTGAGAAAAGGCCTAGCTGATTCTTGCTGCTCTCTAGGGAGGTTTCCCCAGAGACCGGCAAAAGTCACCCAGGGGCCCTGCCATTCTCCTCCTCCGTGTTATTCAGGGATGGAGGACAGGAGGCAGGGTGGGGAGGTGAAGGGAGACGGGGGATCTGGGTAGGGGGTCTTTCCCCTGTAGGGGGCGCAAATTGAGCAGAGGAGCAGGTGGGATTTTTGCAGGATTTTCAGGCAGGCGACAAGCCGCAAACGGAAAGGCGGCCGCAAATTCCTCCGCAGCTGTTGAACCCCTGCAAAGGCCTATGCAGTCGAAGAacgtattggaaaatttatagaGAAAGGTTTCTTGTTTTGAGCGCATTTGATTGTGAGATAAAACATATgcgaagggacttgacaggaagtcaaaactgaagaaaagattttgtaagatcaaaggggggaaagtatttactTTCATTgttatcattttgtgtgtgtgtgtctgtacataTGTGTTTTTGCATGGAATGTGTGTTTTTGcatggaatgtttgggaggaaacaagatggtgtagcaggaacccccccaccccaatcattctgcttgtacaaacttcacacacacacacactcacacactacatacgccacatttctgttataaattcatagaaaatcaaccatacattggatttgcattgttccatttttattttactccatatgacaagaactaacaaaaggggagggggggtttgaccctggtcagccaaaatcccttcactgtctcagcacatctgcaggagccctgcccagatgatcccagacagaagacaatcaagaccacaaagaacttgcatatgggagtggattcagcatggactggaacaaaggacaatgatcagatcttccctcagggggcaggaaactgcaaactcccctttgtctcctggaagtgactcatggggaggggggagaggaggaaccagccaggtgacaggacactcaggttaccaccgcaactcctccctcaacccctcctttctgggggtgggcttgacctagaggaggggaatttcaaaagtttttataagaccttgcacactatttttctgggtctttcctctctcctgcaaatgaggggaacaccctgatgcatcagttcaataaaagcCAAGcccacaggctgctgttttgctccaagttatcctggttggtgtctttgttttgtccaagggagccctcggatttttcctgcaacaatggtaaataacaaataaactaaatattgatgtgtgtaatttttatttctcaattatatttagtggtagtatggttgtaatgtttttttgtaacataaaatcattcaataacgAACTGTCCGGCCAGAGCggcacatgctctggttatctcccgcttggactactgcaacgcgctctacatgggcctacctttgaaggtgacccggaaactgcaactaatgcagaatgcggcagctagattggtgactgggaccacataacaccggttctgagagatctgcattggctcccagtacatttccgagcacaattcaaagtgttggtgctgaccttgaaagccctaaatggcctcaaaggcccagtagacctgaagaagcgtctccacccccatcgtccagctcagacactgaggtccagctctgagggccttctggcggttccctccctgcaagaagtgaggttacagggaaccaggcagatggccttctcggtagtggcacccgccctgtggaacgccctcccaccagatgtcaaggaaataagcagttatcctatctttaaaagacatctgaaggcagccctgtttagggaagcttataatatttaatgctgtattgtttttaacacttgattggaagccgcccagagtggccggggaaactcagccagatgggcagggtataaataataaattattattattatttatcaattCCTCCATCCAAGTTTGTTTATAAAGCTGTTGAACAGCAACAGGCCTGGGACAGGATTCTGCAGCACCAAACCTGCCTCTGTTCTGGGTTCAGACATTGAACCAGCTACAGGTAGACCTGAGTGCTTGCAAATTTGAATGCCTCAACCTTTCTCCTCCGAAGGAGAGAGTGGCGGCTGTGAAGACAGCAGCCGTGGGGTTTTCAATTAGCCAAAGAAGTGGAGGTTTTTCCACAGGGTCGAGGCGGGAGCTCGCACACCCGGGACGTCGCTGGGGAGAATGGCGCTCCTCCCCTACCATTGTGCCTCTTAATTAATGGCCCCGCATCAGCCAGGATTAAGCGGCCCAGGCAGCTAATTAAAAAGGGAGGCTTAATGCTTGTTAAGGCGCACTGAGGGCCTGCCTTGGACGCGGTGCTTTGTGCGGCCGTCATGCGCAACAGTAGAGGCAGGGCCCACATCGCCACCCCTCAGCCCCGCGAAAGAGGGGGCCTCCCCACTTCAGGATCGGGGCTTAGCTGAGCAGATGGGCATTCCTGAGGGAGACGAGATGGGTGCCCCAGCAACGGGTGTCGCACAAGGGATAGCAGTGGGCCCAGCTAGCATCACTGCCCTCGCCAAAGGCCTCCTGCAccccatgtaaaggtaaagggacccctgaccgttaggtccagtcatggccgactctggggttgcggcgctcatctcgcttaattggccaagggagccggcgtacagcttccgggtcatgtggccagcaggactaagccgcttctggcgagccagagcagcgcatggaaacgccgtttaccttcccgccagagtggtacctatttatctacttgcactttgacgtgctttcaaactgctaggtgggcaggagctgggacagagcaacgggagctcactccgtcacggggattcgaaccaccaaccttctgatcggcaagtcctaggctctgtggtttaacccacagcgccacccgcatcctatggACCCCATGTACCCAGAGGGAATTCTGTGGGTGCAGCCTCTTCGCCCCCCCCAGCCTCTCGCAGCCCCACATGCTCTCACACATTTCACCAGCCGTTCTGCGGGAGAAGACCCACGGAATGGAAGAACTGTGGGGTTGCAGGGGACCCCCTGCAAAGGAAAAATCACAGCTGAATAATCAGTCAccccaacctctgtttgaaaacctctgaaataagaaaaatgaaggtcttgtatatataataaatgttcataaatgtaccaaccaaggacgtacatagatatgtggaccgcatgtctggagcagcacggGAAGACCgctctgaaaccattttgactcccaaactgaccaaatgttttctctgcaaggagggagggggtgagggaaccttcccattgtctcaggaattgggaaatcgccatctcaaaggaatgggcggactaccaggaaaggcaattagatgaggcattatcagataacctggcagacagggtaAAAACAAGGCGCtcggatttctgttgtagactgccttttctgtgatgtaggtatgatgtttgtggggggtggtcttcgactccagggcagggaatttaaaatgtctatataagggcaggcacacctttgttctgggccctcctccgtcctcctgcgtgtgaggggagcaccttgttgcaacagatcaataaagatcaggcttactagttgctttgcttttcaatattccctggttggcctctgttcttttctctgaccgatggagaacctacaaaggactctagaagggctcttgtgtcccccataagggaagaagggcagattttcgtttacaACACCTCCGACGAAGGAGAGGACGCCACCTTCTGAgatcatggaattgcagagttgggagagACTCTccagaggtcatctagtccaaccccctgcaatgcaggaattgcagttgAAGAAtcctctgacagatggccacccaacctctgtttaaaagagaGTCCACCATGTTCCATGCGGAAGAAGTCCCCAACTCACCAAGGCTTTGTGACCCACCAGCTACCCTCCATTCAGCCGGCTGGTCAAAGCTGTTCCCGGGGTGTGGCCAAGCCAGCGGCCCTGACCTCGTCTAGTGGCAGCCAGTTCCACAGGTGAATTTCACAGAGTAATAtcccactgggcccatcacctcctggcaaatagaaggggaagaaattgaggcagtgagagattttactttcttgggctccatgatcaatgcagatggtgacagcagccacgaaattcaaagacgcctgcttcttgggagaaaagcaatgacaaacctagacagcatcttaaaatgcagagacatcaccttgccaacaaaggtccgtatggttaaagccatggttttcccagtagtgatgtatggaagcgagagctggaccatcaagaaggctgatcgctgaagaatggatgcttttgaattctggtgctggaggagactctggagagtcccatggattgcaagaagatccaacctctccattctgaaggaaatcagccctgagtgctcactggagggacagatcctgaagctgaggctccaagacttcatgagaaaagaagactccctggaaaagaccctgatgttgggaaagatggaaggcacaaggagaaggggacgacagaggacgagatggtgggacagtgttctcgaagctaccagcatgagtttgaccaaactgcaggaggcagtggaagacaggagggcctggcgtgctctggtccagggggtcacgaagagtcggacacgactaaacgactaaacaacaacaacaacaaaatatcccAAGCAGGGCTTGGGGGTGGGCTTGCATGGAAGGGGCTTGGGAACAAGGGTCCTTTCCTTTGGGATTTCAAGCACTTTTCCAgtcacaccggggggggggggggagagagacaaaggaaaggCTGCGCATGACGCAGTCTGCCCAAGAAGGGTGTCTCGAGGACACAACTCATCCCCCTGCCTCCACCCCCAGCTCTCTGTGGCCGCTTGAAGGCTAAAAATAAATACTTTGACCCCCGCATCTTCACAACCTCTGTGGCGGTGAATGGGGATCCTTGCAGaagggggcagcagggggcattCCTGGCCCAGACCTGGGTGGTTCCCCTGCCAACCAAGGCATTCAGGCTTCACTGGGTTGGCGTCATCGGAGGCTTCTTCCTAAATGGGAGTTTGGGGGTGAAAGGCCTCATTGATCCCATCGCTCTGTCCCCCGTCCccatttttcttcccttcctgccTGATGGAGAACAGAGAAGTCTGGGTTCGTGGGACCCACCGAGGGGGGGAGAGCAACCTCCATCACTCCGACAggcttgtttttaatatttggacaCGAGTGCCTGGTGTCACGTAACGCCACGACGCAGTGTGGCTGGTTGTGGCCGCATGGTTGCGCACAGCGATATCGTTTCCTGTTTGTGGAAGACGCAGCGAGGCGATGAGGTGGCAGAAGCAATAATAAtgccgtggtacctcgggttaagttcttaactcgttctggaggtccgtacttaacctgaaactgttcttaacctgaagcaccactttagctaatggggcctcccgctgccgccgcacatggactgcaagaagatccaacctctccattctgaaggaaagcagccctgagtgctccccggaaggacagatcctgaagctgaggctccaagactttggccacctcaggagaagagaagactccctggaaaagaccctgatgttgggaaagatggagggcgcaaggagaaggggacgacagaggacgagatggtgggacagtgttctcgaagctaccagcgtcagtttgaccaaactgcaggaggcagtggaagacaggagtacctggcgtgctctggtccagggggtcacaaagagtcagacacgaccaaacaactaaacaacaacaacaaattaccgtatttttcgctctataagacgcaccagaccacaagacgcacctagtttttggaggaggaaaacaggggaaaaaatattctgaatctcagaagccagaacagcaagagtgaaagcagtgaaagcagcgatctctcttgctgttctgacttctgggatagctgcgcagcctgcattcgctccataagacacacgcacatttccccttactttttaggagggaaaaagtgagtcttatggagcaaaaaatatggtattacatgggatcagacaaattcatggcagacagggctatcaatagctatagcctgcctccacagttggaggcagccattCTTCTGgatagcagctgctggaaactgcaagagaggagagtgtagctcttgtgtttgaatctgCTTGCAGGTtatcccataatgggcatctcgttggccactttgagaacaggatgctggtccagAGGGGCcgtgggcctgatccaccagggctcttcttacgttctgacATGTGAACCTATGAAGAGACCTGCTAGATCACACCGCAGGCTTATGAaccagctcagcatcctgttcccacaatgaCCAACCTGATCCCTGTGGCAAGCTCACAGTTTGTGACGAATCCTCTGACGAGCATCAATGAATCAAGTGCAAAGGCcttcaaaaaaaaagaagaggaggcattggaagacacaagatctacccacccgggaagagtggcagatgaagctgatggactacatggaattggcggaaatgactggc
Protein-coding regions in this window:
- the LOC114581955 gene encoding C-type natriuretic peptide-like, whose product is MKVLPASLFLFLLPLASQTPVHSTQSLLEILGEDLATLLSANEGDHPPPLSQILHGQRSLHDAPGPPAPSSGERAFIHFLKDFVSTQKRFRGRAKKMAQQGCFGIKLDRIGTLSGLGC